One window of Nymphaea colorata isolate Beijing-Zhang1983 chromosome 11, ASM883128v2, whole genome shotgun sequence genomic DNA carries:
- the LOC116264386 gene encoding uncharacterized protein LOC116264386 yields MAAEGKTETQYEHKNTGNLFSYGSTVKLDAPKLEDRYWDKLGRPSAIPLGKGVASEQGKNSLQSPIGSIQAASSVVEGSLPSSNPETVTVNINNSEYEEFLAHRSTQSSASIVMIDSAMSVDTAPHDTGLANWEDDW; encoded by the exons ATGGCCGCTGAAGGCAAGACAGAGACGCAgtatgagcataagaacacaggcaatctcttttcttatggctctactgtaaagttagatgctcCCAAGTTGGAAGACAGATATTGGGATAAGCTTGGTCGTCCTTCCGCTATACCCCTAGGAAAAGGTGTTGCATCTGAGCAGGGCAAGAATTCATTACAGTCTCCTATTGGATCTATCCAAGCAGcttcatcagtagtagagggGTCTTTACCTTCTTCCAATCCTGAGACTGTGACTGTGAATATCAACAACTCAGAGTATGAGGAGTtcttagcacacagatctactcaaTCGTCAGCCTCTATAGTtatgatagacagtgctatgtctgttgatactgctccacatgatacag gacttgcaaattgggaagacgattggtga